In the genome of Candidatus Ornithobacterium hominis, the window AATTAAGTTTTTCCTATCTAAAGCGTGACGCACGCTATTGAGCAAGCGATTTAAGTCTGGTGGCTTCTGAATGTAGTCGTAAGCTCCTTTCTTTATGCACTCTACAGCTGTTTCGATGTCTCCGTGCCCAGAAATCATGATGAACGTAAGATCTGGATTGATATTTAAACCTAGTTCTAAAACTTCTAAACCATCTTTTACTGGCATTTTGATATCACAAAGCACCAAATCATAGTTTATTTCTTTGATTTTTTCGAGAGCGATTCCTCCATTTTCAGCTTCATCAATCTCCCATTTTTTGTTCTCATCTTTTAGAATATTGGCTAAAACATTTCGGATAGCCTGTTCGTCTTCTATGATTAATATTTTCATGATATTATTTAGCATGCACCCAAAGTTAATGAAACTTATAATTTCAAAAAAAATTTAAAAGGCATATTAAAATTAAACCTATCTGATTTTATTTTTTAATCAATTAAAAACTAAAACCTTAGCAGGTAATTTCTATATACCTTTTTTTATTTTTTTTTAAGGCTTAAAATTTTTTATAAATCCCTTATAGCATTTAAATTAAAGCCCTGATTTTTTCTTCTAGATAAAATCCTCTATTTTCCCTTTCCCTTCTCTTATGATTTCATAGTTACCATCGCCTTGGCTTAGGTCTACCACGCTACTGGCCTCTAGCCCACCAGTGCCGCTATCTATAATGATATCGACTAAATTATCATATTTTCTACGGATGAGTTCTGGGTCGCTATAATATTCTTTATCTTCTTCGTCTGCCACTAGAGATGTTGATGCTATCGGGCTACCCAATGCTTCTACTATTGCATGAGAAACTTTGTGATCGGGGACTCGAATTCCAACGGTTTCTCTTTTTTTGTAATAGCTGGGTAATGAATTATTTGCATTCATCAGAAATGTAAACGGCCCTGGCAGAGCTCTTTTTAGCAATCTGAATGTTGTGTTGTCTATCGGCCGTGTGAAAGTTGACAAGTGACTCAAATCATTGCAAACGATTGAAAACTGAGATTGTTCTAATTTCAGCCCCTTTAGCCTAGCTAATTTTTCCATGGCTTCTGCATTAAAAATATCACAACCTAAACCGTAAACCGTGTCTGTAGGGTAGATGATAACTGCTCCTTTTTTCAATGCGTCAACCACTTGCTCTATAGCTCTATTGTGGGGATTTTCTGGATGAATTTTTAATACTTTTGCCATAATAAATTGTTTTTAATATGAACTTAAAGTTAATAAATTGTTTCGTATCTACCCGAACAATATGCAAATTATAATAGATTTTTTTAAGCCTTTAAAAATTCTTTAAGAAAATTTCTAAAGGCTTAAAAAAGTTAGTCCTTTGAGTCCATTCGGTAAGATTCTGTTTAAATTTTACTTTGCACTATTCTCATTATTTTTCCCATCAATTCCTCTTGCGATACGTTGCTATTGTCTATTTCTATCGCATCATCGCATTTTACCAAAGGTGAATTTTCTCGCCCAGAATCCAGCTCATCTCGCTCAATGAGATTCGCCTTCACTTCTTCTAGTGTTGTTTTACTTTTGTCTTCCATTTCATTGAATCGGCGTTGCGCACGCACTTGGGCATCGGCTGTGATGAAGAGTTTCAAATCTGCTTGCGGGAAGACAACTGAACCAATGTCTCGCCCATCCATCACGATATTATGATTCCATGCCAATTGGCGTTGCTGCTCGACTAGAAAAGAGCGAATTTCGGGGATTTTAGCTACGTAACTCACTAAATTTGTGACAGAAATGCTTCTGATTTCATTTTCTACATTTTGACCGTTGAGGTATATTTCATTTTGATTTTCACTCTCATTGTAGCGGAATGTGATTTGGATTTCATCCAAATGATTTACGATTTGTAAGGCATTCTCTTTATCATTTTCACTAATGATGTTTTCTTGTATTCCGTATAAAGTTACGGCACGGTACATCGCTCCAGTGTCCACATGCAGAAAGTTTAATTCTCTAGCAATCGCTTTGGCAATTGTACTCTTCCCAGTAGATGAGAATCCGTCAATCGCGATTATTTTTCCTTTCTCCATGTTCCTAGTTTTTTGAGCTTTGACTTCACTGTTGAAAAAATTGAACTAGATTTTTTGATTCCGATTTCATCTATATACGTCTTTGAACTTTCT includes:
- a CDS encoding L-threonylcarbamoyladenylate synthase, with protein sequence MAKVLKIHPENPHNRAIEQVVDALKKGAVIIYPTDTVYGLGCDIFNAEAMEKLARLKGLKLEQSQFSIVCNDLSHLSTFTRPIDNTTFRLLKRALPGPFTFLMNANNSLPSYYKKRETVGIRVPDHKVSHAIVEALGSPIASTSLVADEEDKEYYSDPELIRRKYDNLVDIIIDSGTGGLEASSVVDLSQGDGNYEIIREGKGKIEDFI
- the cmk gene encoding (d)CMP kinase; protein product: MEKGKIIAIDGFSSTGKSTIAKAIARELNFLHVDTGAMYRAVTLYGIQENIISENDKENALQIVNHLDEIQITFRYNESENQNEIYLNGQNVENEIRSISVTNLVSYVAKIPEIRSFLVEQQRQLAWNHNIVMDGRDIGSVVFPQADLKLFITADAQVRAQRRFNEMEDKSKTTLEEVKANLIERDELDSGRENSPLVKCDDAIEIDNSNVSQEELMGKIMRIVQSKI